One part of the Peromyscus leucopus breed LL Stock chromosome 19, UCI_PerLeu_2.1, whole genome shotgun sequence genome encodes these proteins:
- the Spry4 gene encoding protein sprouty homolog 4 — protein sequence MEPPIPQGAAPLTPSSVMVQPLLDGRVAHSRLQHPLTILPIDQMKTSHVENDYIDNPSLAPSMGPKRTRAGPPELAPTPARCDQDVTHHWISFSGRPSSVSSSSSTSSDQRLLDHMAPPPVAEQASPRAVRLQPKAVHCKPLDLKGPAAPPELDKHFLLCEACGKCKCKECSSPRTLPSCWVCNQECLCSAQTLVNYGTCMCLVQGIFYHCTNEDDEGSCADHPCSCSRSNCCARWSFMGALSLVLPCLLCYLPATGCVKLAQHGYDRLRRPGCRCKHTNSVICKAASGDPKASRSDKPF from the coding sequence ATGGAGCCCCCGATCCCGCAGGGCGCCGCCCCTTTGACTCCCAGCTCCGTCATGGTGCAGCCCCTCCTTGACGGCCGAGTGGCCCACAGCCGGCTCCAGCACCCACTCACCATCTTACCCATTGACCAGATGAAGACCAGCCACGTGGAGAACGACTACATAGACAATCCTAGCCTGGCCCCTTCCATGGGTCCCAAGCGGACCCGGGCTGGGCCCCCAGAGCTGGCCCCCACACCTGCCCGCTGCGACCAGGATGTCACTCACCACTGGATCTCCTTCAGCGGGCGGCCCAGCtctgtgagcagcagcagcagcacctcctCAGACCAGAGGCTGCTCGACCACATGGCTCCACCGCCCGTGGCTGAGCAGGCTTCGCCCAGGGCTGTGCGCCTCCAGCCCAAGGCAGTCCACTGTAAGCCACTGGACCTCAAGGGCCCAGCAGCTCCGCCAGAGCTGGATAAGCACTTCTTGCTGTGCGAGGCCTGTGGGAAGTGTAAGTGCAAGGAATGTTCGTCCCCTCGGACGTTGCCCTCCTGCTGGGTCTGCAACCAGGAGTGCCTGTGCTCTGCCCAGACCCTGGTCAACTATGGCACGTGCATGTGCCTCGTACAAGGCATCTTCTACCATTGCACCAACGAGGATGATGAGGGCTCCTGCGCTGACcatccctgctcctgctcccgcTCCAACTGCTGTGCCCGCTGGTCCTTCATGGGTGCCCTCTCTCTGGTGCTGccctgtttgctgtgctacctgccagccacaggctgtgtcaagctggccCAACATGGCTATGACCGCCTGAGACGTCCTGGTTGCCGCTGCAAGCACACGAACAGTGTCATCTGCAAGGCAGCCAGCGGTGACCCCAAGGCCAGCAGGTCGGACAAGCCTTTCTGA